A window from Amblyomma americanum isolate KBUSLIRL-KWMA chromosome 7, ASM5285725v1, whole genome shotgun sequence encodes these proteins:
- the scu gene encoding hydroxysteroid 17-beta dehydrogenase 10 gives MSAIRTVKGLVALVTGGASGLGRATAARLARQGAQVAIFDLPTSKGEDVAKEVGNGCIFTPGNVTSEDDVKKALATVKDKFKRLDVAVSCAGIGVAFKTYNFNKDQPHALEDFTKVVMVNTVGTFNVVRLAVGLIGKNEPGPDGLRGVIVNTASVAAYEGQIGQVAYSASKGGIVGMTVPLARDLASQGIRCCAIAPGLFHTPLLEALPEKVRTFLAETIPFPKRLGDPEEYAHLVQTIVENPLLNGEVIRLDGALRMVS, from the exons ATGTCTGCCATACGGACTGTCAAG GGTCTTGTGGCCCTGGTGACTGGCGGTGCATCTGGCCTGGGCAGGGCAACTGCCGCAAGGCTCGCACGGCAGGGTGCTCAGGTGGCCATTTTCGACCTGCCCACATCCAAAGGAGAGGATGTCGCCAAGGAAGTCGGCAATGGCTGCATCTTCACGCCAGGCAAT GTCACATCTGAGGATGATGTCAAGAAAGCGTTGGCCACCGTCAAGGACAAGTTCAAGCGCCTGGATGTAGCTGTCAGCTGTGCGGGCATTGGTGTGGCCTTCAAGACATACAACTTCAATAAGGACCAGCCCCACGCTCTGGAAGACTTCACCAAAGTGGTCATG GTGAACACAGTGGGCACATTCAACGTAGTGCGCCTGGCGGTGGGCCTCATTGGCAAGAATGAACCGGGCCCCGATGGCCTGCGTGGCGTCATCGTGAACACAGCCAGTGTGGCAGCATACGAGGGCCAGATTGGTCAGGTGGCATACAGCGCCTCCAAGGGGGGCATTGTGGGCATGACAGTGCCCCTGGCAAGAGACTTGGCATCACAGGGGATCCGGTGCTGTGCCATCGCACCAG GCCTGTTCCACACACCGCTGCTGGAGGCCTTGCCAGAGAAAGTGCGCACATTCCTGGCCGAGACCATTCCGTTCCCCAAGCGCTTGGGAGACCCCGAGGAGTATGCCCACCTGGTGCAGACCATCGTGGAAAACCCCCTGCTCAATGGAGAGGTCATCCGCCTCGATGGAGCACTCCGCATGGTCAGCTAG